Proteins co-encoded in one Theileria equi strain WA chromosome 3, complete sequence genomic window:
- a CDS encoding hypothetical protein (encoded by transcript BEWA_002660A): protein MAEESLDSLFLLLTEKSGGVESLLEGFFSFLRRRTDFYKPPNQGGFEASLDHCVNLVSKYCRKAGNEYRELMNKQAAAQTSVVKETPASSISKVPRIEEIHPDPPVVKAVTPSAPVTSSSDTPEEDDGEEEVPPPGNGGSTDKYDWTQTLGALEVLVPVPAGTPSKLVSVKITTNTLHVTLNKEPLFGGELHDAVKSDECLWALVDGRVIQISLEKRNGMQWWPCVIKGDQEIDVKKIVPENSKLSDLDPETRATVERMMFDQRQKAAGLPTSSQQSQFEALEKFKKAHPELDFSKANISYN from the exons ATGGCTGAAGAGTCGCTGGATAGTTTGTTTCTCCTTCTCACAGAAAAGTCTGGAGGCGTAGAGTCCCTTTTGGAAGGGTTTTTCTCATTCTTGAGGAGGAGAACAGACTTTTATAAACCCCCAAATCAGGGAGGTTTTGAAGCTTCTCTGGATCATTGCGTTAATTTGGTGTCCAAGTACTGCAGGAAAGCCGGAAACGAGTATAGGGAATTGATGAATAAGCAAGCGGCTGCACAGACAAGTGTGGTAAAGGAAACGCCAGCAAGTAGTATTTCTAAGGTTCCACGTATTGAGGAGATACATCCTGATCCACCAGTTGTCAAGGCTGTTACTCCATCGGCACCTGTTACATCCTCATCAGATACTCCAGAAGAGGATGatggtgaagaagaggtGCCTCCGCCAGGAAATGGTGGATCCACCGACAA GTATGACTGGACCCAGACTTTGGGTGCCCTGGAAGTGCTGGTGCCAGTTCCAGCCGGAACTCCAAGCAAATTAGTTTCTGTAAAAATAACCACAAACACACTTCATGTTACTCTTAATAAGGAGCCTCTATTTG GAGGGGAACTTCATGATGCTGTAAAGAGCGATGAATGCCTATGGGCACTTGTGGATGGCCGTGTTATCCAAATCTCACTAGAAAAACGTAATGGAATGCAGTGGTGGCCCTGTGTGATAAAGGGGGACCAAGAAATAGATGTTAAAAAGATTGTGCCAGAAAACTCAAAATTGAGTGATTTGGACCCAGAAACAAGGGCTACTGTCGAACGTATGATGTTTGACCAGAGACAAAAGGCTGCAGGATTACCTACCAGCTCTCAGCAGTCACAATTTGAAGCCTTGGAAAAGTTTAAAAAGGCGCATCCGGAGTTGGATTTTTCCAAAGCAAACATTTCATATAATTGA
- a CDS encoding tryptophanyl-tRNA synthetase, putative (encoded by transcript BEWA_002670A) has translation MVEHACSFVESSFHIIKGAACTAFSIPTARTTKSIKRMANNSGIITLGKLARMPSESDYNLFKQLIRQKLDENAQFKVLLMDRELAESVYGDSMYDEFLVPSSIKRLRLVILDEWNINANIHKVLRSTGLIQDISIKKLNYKDEHKSLDIHFNVTPGEEILCEEKEVTCEDECPPKVNVLPPGEVELDYESFQDIFSNASAPKQGKSPSDLIDYNKLTVKFGCTLINQQMLDRMQSLIDVPLHPFLRRGLFFCHRGLGELLDVYAKGGTFFVYTGRGPSTEALHLGHLVPFMFTCWLQKAFKVPVMIMLSDDEKFVFREELEYDYVRRIALENAKDIIACGFDPDLTLIFRNTDYVNNLYPISLRMQKKTPFNQLRGTFGFDYSSNVGMISYPTLEGAAAFSHSYPTIFGNRKDVMCLVPQGIDQDPFFRLTRDLAPRLGLHKPSLIHSKFVPSLLGVSSKMSSSLEGSAIFVTDDRKTIHKKIHKYAFSGGRATAKEHKELGPDLSVDVSYQYLCYLLEDDKLLEEITQKYSSGDMLTGELKNHLVDVIVPIIEKHQELRKNVDDAMLARFMDPNRECFKQFMGK, from the exons ATGGTGGAACACGCCTGTAGTTTTGTGGAAAGCTCCTTCCACATCATCAAGGGTGCCGCTTGCACCGCTTTCTCCATTCCTACTGCAAGGACTACAAAGTCGATTAAGAGAATG GCCAACAATTCTGGAATCATCACCCTGGGTAAGCTCGCAAGAATGCCCTCAGAGAGCGATTATAACCTCTTTAAGCAACTTATAAGACAAAAG CTTGATGAAAATGCCCAGTTCAAGGTTCTCTTGATGGATCGTGAGCTTGCGGAATCGGTTTACGGGGATTCCATGTATGATGAATTCCTGGTTCCAAGCTCAATTAAAAGGCTTCGTCTAGTCATACTTGATGAGTGGAATATAAATGCAAACATACACAAAGTACTTCGTTCCACAGGTCTAATTCAAGACATTTCAATTAAAAAGTTAAATTACAAGGATGAGCATAAATCGCTTGACATTCACTTTAATGTAACTCCCGGGGAAGAGATTTTGTGTGAAGAAAAGGAGGTCACCTGTGAAGATGAGTGTCCTCCAAAGGTAAACGTTCTGCCCCCCGGAGAAGTGGAATTGGATTACGAGAGCTTTCAGGATATTTTCAGCAATGCTAGTGCTCCCAAGCAGGGGAAGTCACCATCTGACCTCATTGATTATAACAAACTCACTGTAAAGTTTGGATGTACCCTTATAAATCAACAAATGCTTGATAGAATGCAGAGTTTGATAGACGTGCCATTGCACCCTTTTCTTCGCAGAGGTTTATTCTTTTGTCACAGAGGTCTAGGGGAACTTCTTGACGTATATGCAAAGGGCGGTACGTTTTTTGTTTACACTGGAAGAGGCCCATCCACTGAAGCATTGCATTTGGGCCACCTGGTCCCGTTCATGTTTACTTGCTGGCTACAAAAGGCCTTTAAGGTTCCAGTTATGATTATGCTCtctgatgatgaaaagtttgtgTTTAGAGAGGAACTAGAATACGACTATGTGAGAAGGATTGCCCTGGAAAATGCAAAGGACATTATAGCCTGTGGATTCGATCCTGATTTGACCCTGATCTTTAGAAACACAGATTATGTAAATAACCTCTACCCGATAAGTCTGCGCATGCAAAAGAAGACACCATTCAATCAGCTCAGAGGTACCTTTGGATTCGACTATTCATCAAACGTTGGAATGATTTCCTATCCAACTCTAGAAGGAGCCGCTGCATTTTCTCATTCGTATCCAACTATATTTGGTAATAGGAAGGATGTAATGTGTCTAGTTCCACAG GGAATTGACCAAGACCCATTCTTCCGCCTAACTCGTGATCTAGCTCCACGTCTAGGTTTGCATAAACCATCATTGATTCACTCAAAGTTCGTTCCATCGCTCTTGGGTGTATCTAGCAAAATGAGCTCCTCTCTGGAAGGTTCTGCTATTTTTGTTACGGATGACAGAAAGACCATACACAAAAAAATACACAAATATGCCTTTTCAG GAGGCCGTGCCACTGCAAAGGAACACAAGGAACTAGGTCCGGATCTATCGGTTGACGTCTCTTATCAATATCTTTGCTATTTGcttgaagatgataagTTGCTCGAGGAAATAACACAGAAATACTCTTCGGGAGACATGCTCACCGGAGAGCTTAAAAACCATCTTGTTGATGTCATTGTCCCAATCATTGAAAAACATCAG GAACTACGCAAAAACGTGGATGACGCAATGTTGGCTAGGTTCATGGATCCAAACCGTGAATGCTTTAAACAATTCATGGGAAAATAA
- a CDS encoding hypothetical protein (encoded by transcript BEWA_002710A), with translation MPELGKLNKAVEDVMSACFSGTLDQLKDKVQALLRVDAGGDSNVIEKTKNAKDYLTSLELSALESIRDSQKHSVAHIAAAGGNVEILQTLLTASPSFAHIEDENGENPLFYAIRAAESWKGDHGASKDLSKSDRMACLLLLIAHSGPNSMSKRGASALHIASELGDSSICKILLENQADVSLSVSAFNCRPCDITEVLASAILHW, from the coding sequence ATGCCAGAGCTGGGGAAGTTGAACAAAGCTGTGGAAGATGTCATGAGCGCCTGTTTTTCAGGCACTCTGGACCAGCTGAAGGACAAAGTGCAGGCTCTGCTGAGAGTTGATGCCGGAGGTGACTCAAATGTCAtagaaaagacaaagaaCGCCAAGGATTATTTAACGTCTCTGGAATTATCGGCTCTGGAGTCTATTCGTGACTCTCAGAAACATTCAGTGGCCCATATAGCAGCGGCTGGCGGTAATGTTGAGATTTTGCAAACTCTTTTGACCGCGTCTCCAAGCTTCGCTCATATTGAGGACgaaaatggagagaatCCGCTCTTTTATGCCATTAGAGCCGCCGAAAGTTGGAAGGGAGATCACGGCGCTTCCAAAGATTTGTCAAAGTCAGACAGGATGGCCTGTCTACTGCTTCTAATCGCACACTCTGGACCAAATTCAATGAGTAAACGCGGAGCTAGTGCTCTGCATATCGCATCAGAACTTGGAGACTCTTCCATATGCAAAATTTTACTGGAAAATCAAGCAGATGTAAGTTTATCTGTGAGCGCATTCAACTGTAGACCATGTGATATAACTGAGGTACTAGCATCTGCGATTTTACACTGGTAG
- a CDS encoding peptidase family M3 domain-containing protein (encoded by transcript BEWA_002700A), which translates to MLPSRSRCLLRYLQKCRALPEFWPTPCDSSRLNDDSKGTYGYSGSFAGLSGDLSSLRHRYARDSSGYTRRYGSVAQEKTLFGLLATSPSDLLKLSNLVIKESQDAIDKLLVDVNPSGIVSKRVLTVIDDISNSLCLIADPSELLRHVHPSEEWRMAANSSVENISGFIGVVNINEKIYKILTDNYSKDLEKLTEEENLVLKHMINSMKHQGVGLPQEQRDEYLRLQQEEFTLSFELSDTKSLKLESTVAPNGNVIPPDPQLFIHILRNSDNEELRTRVWYAQRCSNEESLAKLLRLQNVRTELAKIRGFDSFASCALRECILSTPNQVNTFLCNLYSTIEDKLNAEIKELQELVGHGRHLMPWDVDFLISKVKDDSKVSINIATILEYFKRLMSRLFNVDIVKTNESLWDNLVAKYDIVDSSGPIAHLYLDLFERPNKINTCAQFTIRCSKWNAYSNSGLEQWNADLSEIYPKIMKESALFSKDGILRQIPATVVVCSFHNSAQGKTPEESYMESKVDLIAGQTLFHELGHTVHALLSETKFQHLAGNRGSVDFAEFSSHLFEIFYAKGVEEMLNIEGLGEDVLCKAKVHLYKFQAIEAARMIFASLLDQKFYGEAVYDLKYWLEMERGFSFQPFEKPSDKRKLGKGQKFIEVKSWELLGVPALTNFEHLIHYGGNYFCYLYSRILAGKVWNSFSGLDDAEIGKRLRNFFKNGSIDASLAPLSKLSGVDLHTLPEELFIQP; encoded by the exons atgcTTCCCTCCAGAAGCAGATGTTTGCTGCGATACTTGCAGAAATGTCGTGCTCTGCCAGAGTTTTGGCCCACACCTTGCGACAGCAGCAGATTAAATGATGACAGCAAAGGTACATATGGCTATAGTGGAAGTTTCGCTGGATTATCCGGAGATTTAAGCTCTTTAAGGCATAGATATGCAAGGGATAGTTCTGGATATACGAGAAGGTATGGTTCAGTTGCTCAGGAAAAGACTTTATTTGGGCTTTTGGCAACGTCCCCCTCCGACCTCCTCAAACTCTCGAATTTGGTAATTAAAGAGTCTCAGGATGCTATAGACAAGCTCTTGGTAGATGTAAATCCTTCTGGAATTGTCTCTAAAAGGGTTCTGACTGTTATTGATGACATTTCAAACTCGCTCTGTCTAATTGCAGATCCCTCGGAACTGCTAAG ACATGTACACCCATCtgaagaatggagaatggcTGCAAATTCGTCCGTAGAGAACATTTCAGGGTTCATTGGAGTAGTAAATATTAACGAGAAA ATTTACAAAATACTCACCGACAACTATTCAAAGGATCTTGAGAAGCTAacagaggaagaaaatcTCGTTCTGAAGCACATGATAAATTCCATGAAACATCAAGGAGTAGGACTGCCTCAGGAACAAAGGGATGAGTACCTACGTCTACAACAGGAAGAGTTTACACTTTCTTTCGAGCTATCGGATACCAAATCTTTAAAACTTGAGAGCACTGTAGCTCCGAATGGAAATGTTATTCCCCCTGATCCACAGCTCTTTATCCACATCTTGAG AAACTCTGACAATGAAGAACTAAGGACGCGAGTTTGGTACGCTCAAAGATGCAGtaatgaagaatctcttgCTAAATTACTCAGGCTCCAAAATGTGCGCACAGAACTTGCAAAGATAAGAGGATTTGATTCCTTTGCATCCTGTGCTTTGAGGGAATGTATACTTAGTACACCGAACCAAGTTAACACATTCCTCTGTAATCTATACTCTACAATAGAG GATAAACTAAATGCCGAGATTAAGGAATTGCAAGAACTGGTTGGTCATGGAAGACACCTCATGCCTTGGGATGTCGACTTTTTGATATCAaaagtaaaggatgattcAAAAGTGTCTATAAATATCGCAACTATTctagaatattttaaaagaCTAATGTCCCGACTTTTTAACGTCGATATCGTAAAAACCAATG AGTCCCTTTGGGATAATTTGGTGGCAAAATATGATATTGTTGATTCGAGTGGGCCAATCGCACATCTTTATTTGGACCTATTTGAACGCCCAAACAAAATTAATACATGCGCTCAGTTTACGATTAGGTGTTCAAAGTGGAATGCGTATAGCAATTCCGGATTGGAACAATGGAATGCTGATTTATCTGAAATATATCCCAAAATAATGAAAGAATCAGCTTTATTTTCAAAGGATGGGATTTTGCGTCAAATTCCAGCGACGGTTGTTGTTTGCAGTTTTCATAATTCAGCGCAAGGAAAAACACCCGAAGAATCTTACATGGAATCAAAGGTTGATTTAATTGCCGGTCAGACGCTATTCCATGAATTGGGTCACACTGTACATGCACTGTTAAGTGAGACCAAGTTTCAGCACCTTGCAGGAAATAGAGGCAGTGTAGATTTTGCCGAGTTCTCTTCTCACCTGTTTGAAATTTTCTATGCAAAAG GTGTTGAGGAAATGTTAAATATTGAGGGTCTTGGAGAGGATGTCCTTTGCAAAGCAAAGGTACACCTGTACAAATTCCAAGCAATTGAAGCTGCACGAATGATCTTTGCATCGCTCTTGGACCAG AAATTTTATGGTGAAGCCGTGTatgatttaaaatattgGCTAGAGATGGAGAGAGGATTTTCGTTCCAACCATTTGAGAAGCCTTCAGACAAACGAAAATTAGGAAAAGGACAAAAATTCATAGAAGTGAAGTCGTGGGAACTATTAGGAGTACCGGCTCTCACAAATTTCGAGCATTTGATACACTATGGAGGAAATTACTTTTGCTACCTCTACTCCAG GATCCTTGCTGGAAAGGTCTGGAACAGTTTTAGTGGATTAGACGATGCGGAAATTGGGAAGAGATTGCGCAACTTTTTTAAAAAC GGCTCAATTGATGCTTCCTTGGCCCCGTTATCAAAACTGTCAGGCGTTGACCTTCATACCCTTCCAGAAGAGCTGTTTATTCAGCCATAA
- a CDS encoding zinc finger motif, C2HC5-type domain-containing protein (encoded by transcript BEWA_002680A) has protein sequence MPGNTNFIAYRKDSSDRVLRVAKKPVKEAPVRNVVKVDSSKSNIPERRRCDCNATEHPLYNNCVGCGRIICTVEGPGDCFQCKRLICPPGTTPPEFSDSQEFSRALFLKNKLLSADKEYQSENFKVHDMHSGWFEESRDIFNENSDIAYQKWLNEEATQKSENDIRRYDLDLTTGALSVAKQK, from the exons ATGCCCggaaatacaaattttatcGCATACCGTAAAGATTCGTCTGACAGAGTCTTAAGGGTCGCAAAGAAGCCAGTGAAAGAGGCTCCGGTGAGAAATGTAGTAAAGGTAGACAGTTCCAAGTCGAATATCCCAG AACGACGTAGATGCGATTGTAACGCAACAGAACATCCACTATACAATAACTGTGTAGGATGTGGTCGTATAATATGCACGGTAGAGGGGCCAGGTGACTGCTTTCAATGCAAACGTCTTATTTGTCCTCCTGGAACGACTCCTCCAGAGTTTTCTGACTCGCAAGAGTTCAGTAGAG CTCTCTTCCTCAAGAATAAGCTTCTCAGTGCCGACAAAGAGTACCAGTCTGAGAATTTCAAGGTGCATGATATGCACAGCGGCTGGTTTGAAGAGTCAAGGGATATATTCAATGAAAATAGCGATATCGCATACCAAAAATGGTTGAATGAAGAAGCTACACAAAAGAGTGAAAACG ACATAAGAAGATACGATTTAGATTTGACGACTGGTGCCTTGAGTGTGGCAAAAcaaaaatga
- a CDS encoding 1-deoxyxylulose-5-phosphate synthase, putative (encoded by transcript BEWA_002690A), translated as MAHITLQHVARSLRTNGPLSGGFGSCNISGFINAIGNTPNIGYGARHKSTISYNKCSKDGSDRQTRSTHSQATASLNASSEIPGTSSLECKLLESIDSPSDLKNLEEGELLKLCDEIRDFLKHSINPIGGHYSGNLGVVELTVALHYIFNSPDDRIVWDIGHQAYIHKILTGRRNHMKNIRQKDGISGFCRIWESPHDQFGAGHSSTSIGALQGLYMADYTLKKDEGRNYICIIGDGGMTGGLAYESLSYSCTIKSPLVIIYNDNEQSSLPTGLPAMNGVGPVTPFFMYNRSQMSTVSGNEAINLMDTSGPIDILGPIDGHNMQDLLNVFKYIRGSSSRAKKPIIVHVKTIKGRGCDKALQSLDRLHAITPFSLFPMDGQKAAAKPQGFSELFIKTLIDIAETDPKVVAITAGMPSGTAVGKFGMKYPTRTFDVGIAEQHAVTFSAGLALGGAKPFCCLYSTFLQRALDQVIHDVALQNAPVRLIVDRAGLVGNDGSSHHGSYDLSFLRPIHNCVFMVPSSGTELVAMTKLAHSIDDKMSVIRYPKLAAEVDPNLSIEEIYSEILKFKSRVVQYGDSKVAVLCLGPILSDAAKALEILNLKATLVDVRFLNPLDTELIDKIAQDHDVIFTAEDGTSGGFGSAVLEHLSDTGVIKRGIQVKTIRYPRAYIHHATQKEQRELAGVDHVGIANQIKQALCC; from the coding sequence ATGGCTCACATTACCTTACAACATGTTGCGCGCTCATTAAGAACAAATGGGCCTCTGAGTGGAGGATTCGGATCTTGCAATATCTCTGGATTTATCAATGCTATCGGCAACACACCAAACATTGGATATGGCGCAAGGCACAAGTCTACAATAAGCTACAATAAATGTTCAAAGGATGGCTCTGATAGGCAAACAAGATCAACACATTCCCAAGCTACCGCTTCTTTAAATGCTTCTAGCGAGATTCCTGGAACGAGCTCCCTTGAATGCAAGTTGTTAGAAAGCATAGACTCACCCTCAgatttgaagaatctaGAAGAAGGTGAACTTTTAAAGCTATGCGATGAAATTCGTGACTTTTTAAAGCACTCGATAAACCCAATAGGAGGTCATTATTCTGGAAATCTGGGTGTTGTAGAACTCACTGTAGCTCTTCATTACATATTCAACTCTCCAGATGATAGAATTGTGTGGGACATCGGTCATCAGGCATACATCCACAAGATACTCACGGGAAGACGTAACCACATGAAAAACATTAGACAGAAGGATGGAATCTCTGGGTTTTGTAGAATATGGGAAAGCCCTCATGATCAATTTGGTGcaggtcattcttccacctCTATTGGAGCTCTTCAGGGTCTCTACATGGCTGATTATACGTTGAAGAAAGATGAAGGTAGAAATTACATTTGTATCATTGGTGACGGAGGAATGACCGGAGGTTTGGCTTACGAGTCTCTAAGCTACTCGTGTACCATAAAATCACCATTGGTGATTATATACAATGATAATGAACAATCATCATTACCCACGGGGCTGCCAGCCATGAATGGAGTTGGCCCTGTAACCCCGTTTTTCATGTATAATAGATCGCAAATGAGTACAGTGTCTGGAAACGAAGCTATTAATTTGATGGATACATCTGGACCGATTGATATTCTTGGACCAATAGATGGGCATAATATGCAAGACTTGCTAAatgtttttaaatatattcgCGGTTCAAGTTCACGTGCAAAAAAACCAATAATTGTGCATGTAAAGACGATAAAGGGAAGGGGATGTGATAAAGCATTACAATCACTTGATAGACTTCATGCCATCACTCCCTTTTCTCTATTCCCTATGGATGGACAAAAGGCTGCAGCAAAACCCCAGGGCTTTTCGGAGCTTTTTATAAAGACCTTGATAGACATTGCTGAAACTGACCCGAAAGTAGTTGCAATAACAGCAGGGATGCCAAGTGGTACCGCAGTTGGTAAATTCGGCATGAAATATCCAACTAGAACATTCGATGTTGGAATTGCAGAACAACACGCTGTAACTTTTAGTGCAGGTTTGGCACTTGGAGGTGCAAAGCCATTTTGCTGCCTTTACTCTACGTTTTTACAGAGGGCCCTTGATCAAGTCATTCATGATGTCGCACTCCAGAATGCTCCTGTTAGACTTATAGTAGATAGAGCTGGTCTTGTAGGAAACGATGGAAGTTCGCACCACGGCAGCTACGACTTATCGTTTCTACGTCCCATACACAACTGCGTATTTATGGTTCCATCGAGTGGAACAGAGCTTGTGGCAATGACAAAGTTAGCGCATTCCATAGATGACAAAATGTCCGTGATAAGGTATCCAAAGTTAGCTGCAGAGGTGGATCCTAACCTATCAATAGAGGAGATATATTCCGAAATTCTAAAGTTTAAAAGCAGAGTTGTGCAATATGGAGACTCCAAAGTAGCGGTGCTATGTCTTGGACCAATTTTATCAGATGCAGCGAAAGCGCTTGAGATACTAAATTTGAAAGCAACTCTTGTAGATGTTAGATTTTTAAATCCACTTGATACGGAACTCATAGACAAGATTGCGCAGGACCACGACGTTATATTCACGGCTGAAGACGGAACTTCAGGAGGCTTTGGATCCGCAGTTCTAGAGCACCTAAGTGATACAGGGGTAATTAAACGTGGAATACAAGTAAAAACTATAAGGTATCCCCGTGCCTACATCCACCATGCAACGCAAAAAGAACAAAGAGAACTCGCAGGTGTTGATCACGTAGGTATCGCAAATCAGATTAAGCAAGCCTTGTGTTGCTaa